A genome region from Strongyloides ratti genome assembly S_ratti_ED321, scaffold srae_chrx_scaffold0000004 includes the following:
- a CDS encoding Frag1/DRAM/Sfk1 family-containing protein has translation MKKLWLLPVLHVTFACLAFFSGYIIIVAKNLVSPLLPYISDGGAYPPESGVFGQFLNIAAAILGIVVYVRYQQLEIFYNYNKTEDLWKKFNITLLIIGWLSSFGMSIVANFQEYSVPMMHIIGAMLSFFGGILYVWGHIFLTIKKKPKLTPKWLFILRIILGILSLIFLIFHLITQWTFVFVEKDSNGLYPTLPSFDKFEEYPKDSPFYARHLVTTFSEWILVLSLEAHFFSYSFELKDFMANIITVEYRGITTNTNDRFDIRTNKIIRRQSDIFISNVLESF, from the exons atgaaaaaattatggtTACTACCAGTGCTTCATGTAACTTTTGCATGTTTAGCATTTTTTTCAggatatattataattgtaGCAAAAAATCTTGTCAGTCCATTATTACCATATATTag tgaTGGTGGAGCTTATCCACCAGAAAGTGGAGTTTTTGGACAATTTCTTAATATAGCAGCTGCAATTT taggAATAGTTGTCTATGTACGTTATCAacaattagaaatattttataactacAATAAAACTGAAGATTTatggaaaaaatttaatattacattaCTTATTATAGGATGGTTATCATCGTTTGGTATGTCGATTGTTGCAAATTTTCAAGAATATTCTGTACCTATGATGCATATTATTGGTGCAATGTTAAGTTTTTTTGGTGGTATTTTGTATGTTTGGGGacacatttttttaacaattaaaaaaaaaccaaaatTAACACCTAAATGGTTATTCattttaagaataatattaggtatattatctttaatatttcttatatttcATCTAATTACTCAATGGACTTTTGTATTTGTTGAGAAAGATAGTAATGGATTATATCCAACATTACCATCTTTTGACAAATTTGAAGAATATCCTAAAGATTCTCCATTTTATGCACGACATTTAGTAACTACATTCTCAGAATGGATACTTGTATTATCATTAGAAGctcattttttttcctattcatttgaattaaaagattttatggCAAATATAATTACAGTTGAATATAGAGGAATAACTACTAATACTAATGATCGTTTTGATATAAGGACAAACAAAATAATCAGAAGACAAtcagatatttttatttcaaatgtATTAGAAAGTTTTTAA